The following are encoded in a window of Collinsella aerofaciens genomic DNA:
- a CDS encoding DUF2130 domain-containing protein, with amino-acid sequence MNEIKCPHCGEVFKVDASGYADIVKQVRDAEFSRDLDERVKAVQREGEQALELERSRSTAALQEAESQRDAQLVEQKNAAARELAQEVAKRDAELVELRAKLEGAAAERESASQRAAVEARADAQKENAELQREIDNLRAQLGRKDDEAKLAESAARNAAQNDLAARDAQIAELQARLAAADKAQEMALAAAAAESQRDLDAARSEAERALADYRATVQEKFSAAKVQSEQEAEGLRAQLREQELMAKMNLSEAVAAAERERDEARAKLTSELAVRDSREEQAKAAHELELAQAKRASDELIRYKDEEIERLKDMKVRLSTKMVGESLEQHCETEFNRLRMTAFPNAYFEKDNDASEGTKGDFIFRECDASGNEIISIMFEMKNENDETATKHKNEDFFKKLDHDRRQKGCEYAVLCTLLEPESELYNAGIVDVSYRYEKMYVIRPQFFIPMITLLRNAAMGSLRYKQELAEYKQQNIDVTNFEAKMEKFKDGFSRNYNLASKQFESAIKEIDAAIKQLEKTKDDLRRSTENLRLAHNKADELTIRKLTWGNKTMKAAFDEAREAAPETGDEPAEADSYEVEDAE; translated from the coding sequence ATGAACGAGATCAAGTGCCCGCATTGCGGCGAAGTTTTTAAGGTCGATGCGTCCGGCTATGCGGACATCGTCAAACAGGTGCGCGATGCTGAGTTCTCGCGCGACCTGGACGAGCGTGTGAAGGCGGTCCAGCGCGAGGGCGAGCAGGCGCTGGAGCTTGAGCGCTCGCGTTCGACGGCTGCCCTGCAGGAGGCGGAGTCTCAGCGCGATGCACAACTCGTTGAGCAGAAGAATGCTGCGGCTCGGGAGTTGGCACAAGAGGTCGCCAAGCGCGATGCCGAGCTTGTCGAGCTGCGCGCCAAGCTCGAGGGCGCTGCCGCAGAGCGCGAGAGCGCAAGCCAGCGTGCGGCGGTTGAGGCCCGTGCCGATGCTCAGAAGGAGAATGCTGAGCTTCAGCGCGAGATCGACAATTTGCGTGCGCAGCTGGGGCGCAAAGATGACGAAGCCAAGCTTGCCGAGTCGGCGGCGCGCAACGCTGCTCAAAACGATTTAGCTGCACGTGATGCCCAGATTGCCGAGCTGCAGGCCAGGCTTGCCGCAGCGGACAAGGCTCAGGAGATGGCGCTTGCCGCTGCCGCGGCAGAGTCGCAGCGTGATCTCGATGCCGCTCGCAGCGAGGCCGAACGTGCACTTGCTGACTACCGCGCGACGGTACAGGAGAAGTTTTCCGCCGCAAAGGTACAATCTGAGCAAGAGGCTGAGGGTCTGCGTGCCCAGCTGCGCGAGCAGGAGCTGATGGCAAAAATGAACCTGTCGGAGGCAGTCGCCGCGGCGGAGCGAGAGCGCGACGAGGCACGTGCGAAACTGACGAGTGAGCTGGCAGTGCGCGATTCGCGCGAGGAACAGGCAAAGGCGGCACATGAGCTCGAGCTTGCTCAAGCCAAGCGTGCGAGCGATGAGCTGATCCGCTACAAGGATGAAGAGATTGAGCGCCTTAAGGACATGAAGGTCCGCCTGTCCACCAAGATGGTGGGCGAGTCGCTCGAGCAGCACTGCGAGACCGAGTTTAACCGTCTGCGCATGACGGCGTTTCCTAACGCGTACTTCGAGAAAGATAACGATGCGTCCGAGGGTACCAAGGGCGACTTTATCTTCCGCGAGTGCGACGCGAGCGGCAACGAGATCATCTCGATCATGTTCGAGATGAAAAACGAGAACGACGAGACCGCGACCAAGCACAAGAACGAGGACTTCTTTAAGAAGCTCGACCACGATCGCCGACAGAAGGGCTGTGAGTATGCAGTGCTCTGCACCCTGCTGGAGCCCGAGAGCGAGCTCTATAACGCGGGTATTGTCGACGTGAGTTACCGCTATGAGAAGATGTACGTGATCCGCCCGCAATTCTTCATTCCCATGATCACGCTGCTGCGCAACGCCGCCATGGGTTCGCTGCGCTATAAGCAGGAGCTGGCGGAGTACAAACAGCAGAATATCGATGTTACGAACTTCGAAGCCAAGATGGAGAAGTTCAAGGACGGCTTCTCGCGCAACTACAACCTGGCGAGTAAGCAGTTCGAGTCGGCGATTAAGGAGATCGATGCCGCCATTAAGCAGCTCGAGAAGACCAAGGACGACCTGCGTCGCAGTACCGAGAATCTGCGTCTGGCCCACAACAAAGCCGATGAACTCACCATTCGAAAGCTCACGTGGGGCAACAAGACCATGAAGGCTGCCTTTGACGAGGCACGTGAGGCTGCGCCGGAGACAGGTGATGAACCAGCCGAGGCGGATTCGTATGAGGTCGAGGATGCCGAGTAA
- a CDS encoding DEAD/DEAH box helicase produces MAQTTTDTAASTVSGAGAASSFSGGTGTEAEFGSLGALSPTWWEPEDGSEPEPWLTPDQAFERFFEWTSDRGIELWDHQEEALMDLAAGDHVILGTPTGSGKSLVALGMLFMGMAQGKRCYYTAPIKALVSEKFFDLVQVLGRDNVGMITGDTHINTKAPVICCTAEILANDALREGEDADVGCVAMDEFHYFADPDRGWAWQVPLLTLPHTQFMLMSATLGDVTAIAASLEEHTGAACDLVVDAPRPVPLSYDYVTTSLEGTVELAMRRGEAPLYIVHFSQDAALATAQSLANFGIASKEQREAIKDAAKGTSFSTAFGKILKRLLGCGVGVHHAGMLPRYRLLVERLAQQGLLPVICGTDTLGVGINVPIHTVVLTALTKFDGYKMRRLRAREFHQIAGRAGRSGFDTEGMVIAEAPEHEIENAKLMAKAGDDPKKLRKIKKKKAPEGFVTWNKQTFERLIETQPETLKPRLRITHSMVISVVEQGGDARARVHDLIETSLQTPEEKAKLEVRADEIFATLIDSGVVVRTEVPPAPDAPADAAPDIDYALTVDLPEDFALDQPLSPFLLAALELLDPESETYTMDLISMVEATLEDPKQVLRAQERTARDRAMAEMKADGVEYEERLERIQDVTYEKPLEDLLDAAFDKYCQEVPWANDYQLSPKSVLRDMLESASDFKGYIQKLGIARSEGILLRYLAEAYRSLDRTVPIEKRDERLRDIISWLGFVVRSVDSSLVDEWENAGNPAALDAAPPQGIDEVVADRRGCTLLVRNALFRRVTLAAREHVRDLGELDDDWGMSEIRWQKALDAYHEQHEEILTDGDARSAAMFSIDESDEKTAHVWHVHQIFADEEGDHDFGIMGDVDLDATQDGGEVIFKNYRVGFIEDLLED; encoded by the coding sequence ATGGCACAGACCACGACAGATACCGCCGCCAGCACCGTCTCCGGCGCCGGCGCCGCCAGCTCATTCTCGGGCGGCACGGGAACCGAGGCAGAGTTCGGCTCACTCGGCGCGCTCTCCCCCACCTGGTGGGAGCCCGAGGACGGCAGCGAGCCCGAACCATGGCTCACGCCCGATCAGGCCTTCGAACGCTTCTTTGAATGGACGAGCGACCGTGGCATTGAGCTGTGGGACCACCAAGAAGAGGCCCTCATGGACCTGGCTGCCGGCGACCACGTCATTTTGGGAACACCGACCGGATCGGGTAAATCGCTCGTCGCGCTGGGCATGCTCTTTATGGGCATGGCGCAGGGCAAGCGCTGTTATTACACGGCCCCCATCAAGGCTCTGGTCAGCGAAAAGTTTTTCGACCTTGTGCAGGTGCTCGGCCGCGATAACGTCGGCATGATCACCGGCGATACGCATATCAACACCAAGGCGCCCGTCATCTGCTGCACGGCCGAAATCCTTGCCAACGACGCGCTGCGCGAGGGTGAGGACGCCGATGTGGGCTGCGTGGCCATGGACGAGTTCCACTACTTTGCCGACCCCGATCGCGGTTGGGCCTGGCAGGTGCCGCTGCTCACCCTGCCCCACACGCAGTTTATGCTCATGAGCGCCACGCTCGGCGATGTCACTGCCATCGCCGCCTCACTCGAGGAGCACACCGGCGCTGCTTGCGACTTGGTTGTCGACGCCCCGCGTCCTGTTCCGCTGAGCTACGACTATGTGACGACCTCCCTCGAGGGCACGGTCGAGCTCGCCATGCGCCGCGGCGAGGCCCCGCTCTATATCGTGCACTTTAGCCAGGATGCCGCCCTTGCGACGGCACAGTCGCTCGCCAATTTTGGCATCGCCAGCAAGGAGCAGCGCGAAGCCATCAAAGACGCGGCAAAGGGGACGAGCTTCTCAACGGCCTTCGGCAAGATCCTCAAGCGCTTGCTCGGCTGCGGCGTCGGCGTGCACCATGCTGGCATGCTGCCGCGCTATCGCCTGCTGGTCGAGCGCTTAGCGCAGCAGGGCCTACTGCCCGTCATCTGCGGCACCGATACGCTCGGCGTCGGCATCAACGTGCCCATCCACACCGTGGTCCTCACCGCGCTCACCAAGTTCGACGGCTACAAGATGCGTCGTCTGCGCGCCCGTGAGTTCCATCAGATTGCTGGTCGCGCCGGTCGCTCGGGCTTTGACACCGAGGGTATGGTCATCGCCGAGGCCCCGGAGCACGAGATCGAGAACGCCAAGCTCATGGCCAAGGCGGGCGACGATCCTAAAAAGCTCCGCAAGATTAAAAAGAAGAAGGCCCCCGAGGGCTTTGTCACCTGGAACAAGCAGACCTTTGAGCGCCTGATCGAGACGCAGCCCGAGACGCTCAAGCCGCGCCTGCGCATCACGCACTCCATGGTGATTAGCGTGGTCGAGCAGGGCGGCGATGCCCGAGCCCGCGTGCACGACCTCATCGAGACGAGTCTGCAGACTCCCGAGGAAAAGGCCAAGCTCGAGGTTCGCGCCGACGAAATCTTCGCTACGCTCATCGACTCCGGCGTCGTCGTGCGCACCGAGGTGCCGCCCGCACCCGACGCTCCGGCTGACGCCGCGCCGGACATCGACTACGCGCTGACGGTCGATCTGCCCGAGGACTTCGCGCTCGATCAGCCGCTCTCGCCGTTCTTGCTTGCCGCGTTGGAGCTGCTCGACCCCGAGAGCGAGACCTATACCATGGATCTGATCTCGATGGTCGAGGCAACGCTCGAGGATCCCAAGCAGGTGCTGCGTGCACAGGAGCGCACCGCACGCGACCGCGCGATGGCCGAAATGAAGGCTGACGGCGTCGAATATGAGGAACGTCTGGAGCGCATTCAAGACGTCACGTACGAAAAGCCGCTCGAGGATTTGCTCGACGCTGCCTTTGACAAGTACTGCCAGGAAGTACCCTGGGCAAACGACTACCAGCTCTCTCCCAAGAGCGTCCTGCGCGATATGCTGGAAAGCGCGAGCGATTTTAAGGGTTACATTCAAAAGCTCGGCATCGCCCGCTCCGAGGGCATTTTGCTGCGCTACCTGGCAGAGGCCTACCGTTCGCTCGACCGCACCGTACCCATCGAGAAACGCGACGAGCGCCTGCGCGACATTATCTCGTGGCTGGGCTTTGTGGTGCGCTCGGTGGACTCGAGCCTGGTGGACGAGTGGGAGAACGCCGGCAACCCGGCAGCCCTCGACGCCGCGCCGCCGCAGGGCATCGACGAGGTCGTGGCGGACCGCCGCGGCTGCACGCTGTTGGTGCGCAACGCGCTCTTCCGCCGCGTAACCCTTGCCGCTCGCGAGCACGTTCGCGACCTGGGCGAACTCGACGACGACTGGGGCATGAGCGAGATCCGCTGGCAAAAGGCGCTCGATGCCTACCACGAACAGCACGAGGAGATCCTCACCGACGGAGATGCCCGCAGTGCCGCGATGTTTTCCATCGATGAGTCCGATGAGAAGACCGCGCACGTGTGGCACGTGCATCAGATCTTTGCCGACGAGGAAGGCGACCACGACTTTGGCATCATGGGCGATGTCGATCTGGACGCCACGCAAGACGGCGGCGAGGTCATCTTCAAAAACTACCGCGTCGGTTTTATCGAGGACCTGCTCGAGGACTAA
- the trmB gene encoding tRNA (guanine(46)-N(7))-methyltransferase TrmB has product MGAVHVRTPKNFVLEERLERYADAIETNPEAYAGDWREACAPAGSKPFEHLHLDLGCGKGTYLVERAHREPDTLFIGMDQEPICIAYAAQKICEQGLSNALVLPRGAASLPQLFAAGELDAITINFPTPQPKAKYAKKRLVHVDHLMLYRPLFSAGATVTLRTDSKPLRDYALGQFAAAGYDTLWVSDDVRRDHPEHPETEYECRTREMGAAVYGICATPGAQPSDEQLAAGRAQEQSLACYLPENLDALTYVPLGMEEAVENFRNRARKGKKRLPQES; this is encoded by the coding sequence ATGGGAGCCGTCCACGTTCGCACGCCTAAGAACTTTGTGCTCGAGGAGCGCCTGGAGCGCTACGCCGATGCGATCGAGACGAACCCCGAGGCTTATGCCGGAGATTGGCGCGAGGCTTGCGCGCCAGCTGGCAGCAAGCCCTTCGAACACCTTCACCTGGATCTTGGCTGTGGCAAGGGAACCTATCTGGTCGAGCGCGCCCACCGCGAGCCCGACACCCTCTTTATCGGCATGGACCAGGAGCCCATCTGCATCGCCTATGCCGCGCAGAAAATCTGCGAACAGGGGCTATCCAACGCACTCGTCCTGCCCCGAGGCGCCGCATCGCTGCCACAGCTGTTTGCCGCAGGCGAGCTCGATGCCATCACCATTAACTTTCCCACGCCGCAGCCCAAGGCCAAGTACGCTAAAAAACGACTCGTCCATGTCGACCATCTGATGCTCTACCGCCCGCTCTTTTCAGCCGGCGCTACCGTCACGCTGCGCACCGATAGCAAGCCGTTGCGCGATTACGCCCTGGGACAGTTTGCCGCGGCCGGCTACGATACGCTTTGGGTAAGCGACGACGTCCGCCGCGACCATCCCGAGCACCCCGAGACCGAATATGAATGCCGCACGCGCGAGATGGGTGCCGCCGTCTATGGCATTTGCGCCACACCCGGCGCGCAGCCCAGCGATGAACAGCTCGCGGCGGGCCGCGCGCAGGAGCAAAGCCTTGCCTGCTACCTGCCCGAAAACCTCGATGCGCTCACCTATGTACCTCTGGGCATGGAAGAGGCCGTCGAGAACTTTAGAAACCGCGCCCGCAAAGGCAAGAAGCGCCTGCCGCAGGAGTCCTAG
- a CDS encoding class I SAM-dependent methyltransferase, whose amino-acid sequence MNRDFASSLIQLNNTFYREHSASFSDTRQAPWPGWVRTMDIALGQLDVATIEHPVRVFDLACGNMRFENFAAGGALAAKGDDGANPSADASCPFEFYGVDSCQDLAIDARGHALRIPNLHFQELDVLDALMKLNPAETPDVLFDAPLADISVCFGFMHHVPSCEYRVRVLDALVRQTRPGGIIAISFWEFMNDERMARKAVRAEARAELTPPFEGYDSAQFEAGDHLIGWQNDRHAYRYCHHFDDQQITDLVRGVRTFYKSGEVPVRELERFHADGRSGELNRYVILKRL is encoded by the coding sequence GTGAACCGCGATTTCGCCTCATCGCTCATCCAGCTCAACAATACGTTCTATCGCGAGCACTCCGCCTCCTTCTCCGATACGCGCCAGGCCCCGTGGCCCGGCTGGGTGCGCACCATGGATATCGCACTCGGGCAGCTCGACGTCGCCACGATCGAGCATCCCGTCCGCGTCTTCGATCTTGCCTGCGGCAATATGCGATTCGAGAACTTTGCCGCCGGCGGCGCACTTGCCGCCAAGGGCGACGACGGCGCAAACCCCTCGGCGGATGCCAGCTGCCCGTTTGAGTTCTATGGTGTCGACTCGTGTCAGGATTTGGCTATCGATGCACGCGGCCACGCCCTGCGCATTCCCAACCTGCACTTCCAGGAACTCGACGTGCTCGACGCTCTCATGAAGCTCAACCCCGCCGAGACGCCCGACGTGCTTTTCGACGCCCCACTCGCCGACATCTCGGTCTGCTTTGGCTTTATGCACCACGTACCGTCATGCGAGTACCGCGTACGCGTGCTCGACGCCCTGGTGCGGCAGACGCGCCCAGGCGGCATCATCGCCATCAGCTTTTGGGAGTTCATGAACGACGAGCGCATGGCGCGCAAGGCCGTTCGAGCCGAAGCCCGCGCCGAGCTCACCCCGCCGTTTGAGGGTTACGATTCCGCACAGTTTGAAGCCGGCGACCACCTCATCGGCTGGCAAAACGACCGCCACGCCTACCGCTATTGCCATCACTTTGACGATCAGCAGATCACCGACCTGGTGCGCGGCGTCCGTACGTTCTACAAGAGCGGCGAGGTCCCCGTGCGCGAGCTTGAGCGCTTCCATGCCGACGGTCGTAGCGGCGAGCTCAACCGCTATGTGATTCTCAAGCGCCTGTAG
- a CDS encoding helix-turn-helix domain-containing protein — protein MNVETAQRLADLRRSKGFSQEGLARKLGLSRQAVSKWERAESSPDTENLISLAKLYGVSLDELLNPSDEIEDDIEFENEDRARQREAEAAERARTHEAAARATEAATQASDAAAKAAQAASWSAQAANAATAQATSGTAVGSTPVKGPFQSFPYWAVCWLLFFLLMFLFGAGPFAALIFFTIPIYHWVARALDGDWVRGDIQVGPASVAIKAQGKDASAEPDADVATTTTAEPCAKEGDE, from the coding sequence ATGAATGTAGAAACTGCGCAGCGGCTCGCCGACCTTCGTCGCAGCAAGGGTTTTAGCCAAGAAGGGCTTGCACGAAAGCTGGGACTGTCGCGCCAGGCGGTCAGTAAATGGGAGCGTGCGGAGAGCTCGCCCGATACCGAGAATCTGATCTCGCTTGCCAAACTCTATGGCGTGAGCCTGGACGAGCTGCTCAATCCGAGCGATGAGATCGAGGACGATATCGAGTTTGAGAACGAGGACCGCGCCCGTCAGCGCGAGGCCGAGGCGGCGGAGCGCGCCCGCACCCATGAGGCGGCGGCACGCGCCACGGAGGCAGCTACGCAGGCAAGTGATGCCGCGGCCAAGGCGGCGCAGGCGGCAAGCTGGAGTGCGCAGGCCGCCAATGCCGCTACGGCGCAGGCGACGAGTGGCACCGCGGTTGGCTCGACTCCGGTGAAGGGCCCGTTCCAGTCGTTCCCGTATTGGGCCGTGTGCTGGCTGCTGTTCTTTTTGCTGATGTTCCTGTTTGGTGCCGGCCCCTTTGCCGCGCTGATCTTCTTTACGATTCCCATCTATCACTGGGTGGCGCGTGCGCTCGATGGTGATTGGGTGCGCGGGGATATTCAGGTTGGTCCGGCGTCGGTGGCGATCAAGGCTCAGGGGAAGGATGCTTCTGCGGAACCTGATGCTGACGTGGCTACCACGACCACCGCTGAGCCATGTGCCAAAGAGGGTGACGAATGA
- a CDS encoding DUF4097 family beta strand repeat-containing protein: MMKLSHESKVRLGVGIGAFVLIVGLVFGVSRTLIHFDGPWDLDDVVSGLSGMDDVVDEGDLLDDGNYSARPQQLSCTTFDEDAFQSLDLDVTSGTVEVKRVSDGPVRVIESGHVAKGASASDAATQNLAKIEGSTLKISQFDCDDERAHDRKVTIELPRELADNMVGITANVESGDLTVAGIACHDLNLTLDSGDVEFTGTVTDTLNAEVGSGDVTFELYQAPAKSMDVSVGSGDVEMTVPNSTGFKASLTLGSGDFESDFLPLGYDGETILNLEFDNGDKSATYRFEVGSGDMSFDPE, from the coding sequence ATGATGAAGCTTTCGCATGAATCCAAGGTACGCCTGGGTGTTGGCATCGGAGCGTTTGTGCTCATTGTTGGGCTTGTTTTTGGCGTTTCGCGGACATTGATTCATTTTGATGGCCCGTGGGATCTCGACGATGTTGTATCCGGCCTGTCTGGTATGGACGATGTGGTGGACGAGGGCGATCTTTTGGATGACGGTAACTATTCCGCTCGGCCTCAGCAGCTTTCGTGTACGACCTTTGACGAAGACGCGTTCCAATCGCTCGACTTGGATGTGACGTCGGGGACGGTCGAGGTTAAACGTGTCTCTGACGGACCGGTACGTGTCATCGAAAGCGGGCACGTTGCAAAGGGGGCATCTGCTTCCGATGCCGCCACTCAGAATCTAGCCAAGATCGAGGGCTCTACACTCAAGATTAGCCAGTTCGACTGCGATGACGAGCGCGCCCATGACCGTAAGGTCACCATTGAACTGCCGCGTGAGCTTGCCGATAACATGGTGGGCATTACAGCGAATGTAGAATCGGGCGACCTGACGGTCGCGGGCATTGCGTGTCATGACCTCAACCTGACTTTGGACTCTGGAGACGTTGAGTTTACGGGCACCGTGACCGATACCCTGAATGCCGAGGTCGGTTCGGGCGATGTGACGTTCGAGCTCTACCAGGCCCCCGCGAAGTCGATGGACGTGAGTGTGGGCTCGGGCGATGTGGAGATGACGGTTCCGAACTCGACGGGCTTTAAGGCGAGCCTCACCTTGGGCAGCGGCGACTTCGAGAGCGATTTCCTTCCGCTTGGCTACGACGGCGAGACCATTTTGAATCTTGAATTCGATAACGGCGATAAGTCTGCTACGTATCGTTTTGAGGTCGGTTCGGGCGACATGTCGTTTGATCCGGAGTGA